A region of Lacinutrix sp. Hel_I_90 DNA encodes the following proteins:
- the lptE gene encoding LPS assembly lipoprotein LptE, with protein sequence MKYIKTLFLLAIVTTVLGCGAYSLSGTNIDSSVKTYQVNYFQNNAQLIEPGLDRDFTNALADLIQNQTNLELVTSNGDLVYEGEITEYRISPTTATANNTAAQNRLTIGILVRFYNKQNEEDDFEKTFSFFYDYEGSSQLSGSIKATAFEEIFDRITQDVFNDSLAKW encoded by the coding sequence ATGAAATACATTAAAACCCTTTTCCTTCTAGCAATAGTAACTACAGTTTTAGGCTGTGGTGCTTATTCATTAAGTGGAACCAACATAGATTCTTCAGTAAAAACCTATCAAGTTAATTACTTTCAAAACAATGCACAGTTAATTGAGCCCGGCTTGGACCGAGATTTTACTAACGCTCTTGCAGATTTAATTCAGAATCAAACCAATTTAGAGTTAGTTACCTCAAATGGTGACCTGGTTTACGAAGGAGAAATTACAGAATATCGTATTTCGCCAACTACAGCTACCGCAAATAATACCGCTGCACAAAACCGATTAACCATTGGTATTTTAGTGCGTTTTTATAATAAGCAAAATGAAGAAGACGATTTTGAGAAAACCTTTTCTTTCTTTTACGATTACGAAGGAAGTTCTCAATTATCTGGTAGTATAAAAGCGACAGCATTCGAAGAAATTTTCGATCGTATTACACAAGATGTTTTTAATGACTCACTAGCTAAATGGTAA
- a CDS encoding sigma 54-interacting transcriptional regulator — translation MESIQATKQRFGIIGNSAALNRAVEKAIQVSPTDISVLVTGESGVGKESIPKIIHQLSHRKHNKYIAVNCGAIPEGTIDSELFGHEKGSFTGATATRNGYFEVADGGTIFLDEVGELPLTTQVRLLRVLENGEFLKVGSSKVQKTNVRIVAATNVNMFDAIKKDQFREDLYYRLSTVDINLPPLRERQEDIHLLFRKFASDFALKYKMPTIKLTDEAIPVLLKFRWSGNIRQLRNVAEQISVLEQNRMISADTLRGYLPSGSSNLPAVIKTSKSESDFSSEREILYKVLFDMKADLNDLKKLTMELMKSGNTKDVEKDNESLIEKIYGDNTNDSDYEDAIEDLQVLSIPQNAEPAKTYPTETNDKYHFAEEIEEEETLSLHDKELELIKKSLERHQGKRKLAADELGISERTLYRKIKQFDL, via the coding sequence ATGGAATCCATTCAAGCAACAAAACAACGATTCGGGATTATAGGCAATAGCGCTGCATTAAATCGCGCTGTTGAAAAAGCAATCCAAGTGTCGCCAACAGACATTTCTGTTTTAGTCACAGGAGAGAGTGGTGTTGGTAAAGAGAGTATTCCTAAGATTATTCATCAACTCTCTCATAGAAAACACAATAAATATATAGCGGTTAACTGCGGGGCCATACCAGAAGGCACCATTGACAGTGAACTTTTCGGACATGAAAAAGGGTCGTTTACTGGTGCAACGGCAACCAGAAATGGTTACTTTGAAGTTGCCGATGGCGGGACTATTTTTTTAGATGAAGTAGGCGAATTACCCTTAACTACGCAAGTACGCTTGCTACGTGTCCTTGAAAATGGTGAGTTTTTAAAAGTGGGGTCAAGTAAAGTTCAAAAAACGAATGTACGCATCGTCGCAGCTACAAACGTTAATATGTTTGACGCCATTAAAAAGGATCAGTTTCGCGAAGACTTATACTATAGATTAAGTACCGTAGATATTAATTTACCGCCTTTACGTGAGCGACAAGAAGACATTCATTTGTTATTTAGAAAATTTGCCAGTGATTTTGCGTTGAAGTACAAAATGCCTACCATTAAATTAACTGATGAAGCCATTCCTGTTTTACTTAAATTTCGTTGGAGTGGAAACATAAGACAATTACGAAATGTAGCAGAACAGATCTCCGTTTTAGAGCAAAACAGAATGATTTCTGCAGATACACTAAGAGGCTATCTGCCATCTGGTAGTTCTAATTTACCCGCTGTAATTAAAACTTCCAAATCTGAAAGCGATTTTAGTAGCGAACGCGAAATTCTATACAAAGTCTTGTTTGATATGAAAGCCGATTTAAATGATTTAAAGAAGCTCACCATGGAATTAATGAAAAGCGGAAATACAAAAGATGTTGAAAAAGACAACGAAAGTTTAATTGAGAAAATTTATGGTGACAATACTAACGATTCCGATTATGAAGATGCGATAGAGGATTTACAGGTACTGTCTATTCCGCAAAATGCAGAGCCAGCAAAAACATATCCTACAGAAACTAACGACAAGTATCATTTCGCTGAAGAAATTGAAGAAGAGGAAACGCTTTCGCTCCATGATAAAGAGTTAGAACTCATTAAGAAATCGCTAGAACGCCACCAAGGCAAACGCAAGTTAGCAGCAGATGAATTAGGTATTAGTGAGCGTACCTTGTACCGAAAGATTAAACAATTTGATTTGTGA
- the miaB gene encoding tRNA (N6-isopentenyl adenosine(37)-C2)-methylthiotransferase MiaB yields the protein MEKTIDESKQGNALVLKEKEKNTKKLFIESYGCAMNFSDSEIVASILDKEGYNTTNNLEEADLVLVNTCSIRDKAEQTVRKRLEKYNAVKRINSKMKVGVLGCMAERLKSKFLEEEKIVDLVVGPDAYKDLPNLLAEIEDGRDAINVILSKDETYGDISPVRLNSNGVTALVSITRGCDNMCTFCVVPFTRGRERSRDPQSIIEEVNDLWLRGFKEITLLGQNVDSYLWYGGGMKKDFVKASEIQKATAVDFSKLLQICAETQPKMRIRFSTSNPQDMSLEVIRTMAKYDNICNHIHLPVQSGSNRILKEMNRLHTREEYFTLIDNIREIIPGCSISQDMIAGFPTETEEDHQDTCSLMSYVKYNFGYMFTYSERPGTLAERKLEDDIPETVKSRRLSEIIALQLKHSEFRTREHLGKTVEILIEKESKKSKDQWSGRSEHNIVCVFPKENYTIGDFVNVKVTDCTKATLIGEAISLSKNN from the coding sequence ATGGAAAAAACAATTGACGAAAGCAAACAAGGAAACGCACTTGTTTTAAAGGAGAAGGAGAAAAACACCAAAAAACTTTTTATAGAAAGCTATGGCTGTGCTATGAATTTTAGTGACAGTGAAATTGTCGCTTCCATTTTAGACAAAGAAGGCTATAACACGACCAATAATCTTGAAGAAGCCGATTTAGTTTTAGTTAATACCTGTTCTATTAGAGACAAAGCAGAACAAACCGTTCGTAAGCGCTTAGAAAAATATAATGCGGTAAAGCGTATAAATTCGAAAATGAAAGTTGGGGTTTTAGGCTGTATGGCAGAACGTTTGAAAAGCAAATTTTTAGAAGAAGAAAAAATTGTTGATCTGGTTGTAGGACCAGATGCTTATAAGGATTTACCTAATTTATTAGCTGAAATTGAAGATGGCCGCGATGCCATTAATGTGATTTTATCTAAGGATGAAACCTATGGCGATATTTCTCCGGTGCGCTTAAATAGTAATGGCGTTACCGCCCTTGTTTCTATTACTCGTGGTTGTGATAACATGTGCACGTTTTGCGTCGTACCTTTTACCAGAGGCCGTGAACGTAGTCGTGACCCACAAAGCATAATAGAAGAGGTTAACGATTTATGGCTGAGAGGGTTTAAAGAAATCACCTTGCTCGGGCAGAATGTTGACAGTTACCTTTGGTATGGTGGCGGAATGAAGAAAGACTTTGTTAAAGCGTCAGAAATACAAAAGGCAACTGCTGTAGATTTTTCAAAATTATTACAAATATGTGCTGAAACTCAGCCCAAGATGCGCATTCGTTTTTCGACTTCAAATCCTCAGGATATGAGTTTAGAGGTGATACGTACCATGGCGAAGTATGATAACATTTGTAATCACATTCATCTCCCTGTACAAAGTGGAAGTAACCGTATTTTGAAAGAAATGAATAGACTACACACCCGAGAGGAGTATTTTACTTTGATCGATAATATTCGTGAGATTATTCCTGGTTGTTCTATAAGTCAAGACATGATCGCTGGTTTCCCTACTGAAACTGAAGAAGACCATCAAGACACCTGCTCTTTAATGTCTTACGTAAAATATAATTTTGGTTATATGTTTACCTATTCTGAAAGACCAGGAACGCTAGCAGAACGCAAACTAGAAGACGATATTCCTGAAACGGTAAAGAGTAGACGATTAAGTGAAATTATTGCTCTTCAACTTAAGCATAGTGAATTTAGAACCCGTGAGCATTTAGGCAAAACCGTAGAGATTCTTATTGAAAAAGAATCTAAAAAATCTAAAGACCAATGGTCTGGACGCAGCGAACATAATATTGTTTGTGTATTTCCAAAAGAAAATTACACTATTGGAGATTTTGTTAATGTGAAAGTAACAGATTGTACTAAAGCGACACTAATAGGTGAAGCAATTAGTTTAAGTAAAAACAATTAA
- the topA gene encoding type I DNA topoisomerase has protein sequence MAKNLVIVESPAKAKTIEKFLGKDFKVESSYGHISDLPSKELGVDVEGDFDPKYEVSTDKKAVVKKLKDLAKKAEMVWLASDEDREGEAIAWHLAESLGLDKNKTKRIVFHEITKAAIQKAVENPRQIDYDLVDAQQARRVLDRIVGYELSPVLWRKVKGGLSAGRVQSVSVRLIVEREREINDFEPEASYRVDAEFSNEEGQSFKAKLPKTIKTKAQALKFLEQNANTTFKVSDLEKKPAKKAPAAPFTTSTLQQEASRKLYFSVSKTMNMAQRLYEAGLITYMRTDSVNLSDEARKGAEKEITAAYGKEYSKERKYKGKSKGAQEAHEAIRPTDFSVHSVAIDRDQARLYDLIWKRAIASQMSEAKLERTNVKINAAAHNETFTANGEVITFDGFLKVYLEGTDDEDVEQEGMLPAMKVNETLLNNYINATERYSRPPYRYTEASLVKKLEELGIGRPSTYAPTISTIQNRNYVEKGTIDGKEREYTQLVLKHDKVKDNLLTEKVGSDKGKLVPTDIGMIVTDFLVNHFESILDYSFTANVEDQFDDIAEGKADWKNVMKAFYKDFHPKVVDVQENAERESGERILGEDPKTGKRVSVRLGKFGPMVQMGTVDDEEKPTFASLGPEQQLGSITFEEAMDLFKLPKQLGEYKGEPVEVNNGRFGPYVKYGEKFISLAPGQDPLSIEKEEAIALIKEKEIADAPIYTYKGKGVTKGKGRFGPFIKWDGMFINVNKKYDWDNLSEAELVELIETKIQKEIDKVIHNWEEEGIRVEKARWGRFNILKGKVKIELPKTVDAAALTLDEVKGIIEKNAPKKKAAKKKPAAKKKTATKKK, from the coding sequence ATGGCGAAGAATTTAGTTATAGTTGAGTCACCTGCAAAGGCTAAAACAATTGAAAAATTTTTAGGAAAAGACTTTAAAGTTGAGTCAAGTTACGGACATATATCCGACTTGCCTTCTAAAGAATTAGGAGTAGATGTAGAAGGTGATTTCGATCCAAAATATGAAGTTTCTACAGATAAGAAAGCCGTAGTTAAAAAGCTAAAAGATTTGGCTAAGAAGGCAGAAATGGTTTGGTTAGCTAGTGATGAAGATCGAGAAGGAGAAGCTATTGCATGGCATTTAGCAGAATCTTTAGGTCTGGATAAAAACAAAACAAAGCGAATTGTATTTCATGAGATTACAAAAGCCGCAATCCAGAAAGCGGTAGAGAACCCAAGGCAAATAGATTACGATTTAGTCGATGCGCAACAAGCACGTCGTGTATTAGATAGAATTGTAGGTTATGAATTGTCTCCTGTATTATGGCGTAAAGTAAAAGGCGGTTTGTCTGCTGGACGTGTACAGTCTGTCTCTGTACGTTTAATTGTTGAGCGCGAACGTGAGATAAATGATTTCGAACCTGAAGCGTCTTATAGAGTTGATGCTGAATTTTCAAATGAAGAAGGCCAGTCTTTTAAAGCCAAGCTTCCTAAGACCATAAAAACGAAAGCACAGGCTTTAAAATTCTTAGAGCAAAATGCAAACACTACATTTAAGGTTTCCGATTTAGAAAAAAAACCAGCTAAAAAAGCACCTGCTGCACCATTTACAACGTCTACATTACAACAGGAAGCCTCACGAAAATTGTATTTTTCAGTAAGTAAAACCATGAACATGGCACAGCGTTTATACGAAGCCGGTTTAATAACTTATATGAGAACCGATAGTGTAAACTTAAGTGATGAAGCTAGAAAAGGAGCAGAGAAAGAAATTACAGCGGCTTACGGAAAAGAGTATTCAAAAGAGCGTAAATATAAAGGTAAGTCTAAGGGCGCACAAGAAGCCCACGAAGCCATTCGTCCTACAGATTTTTCAGTACATTCTGTTGCTATAGACAGAGACCAGGCAAGATTATACGATTTAATTTGGAAACGTGCCATTGCCTCACAAATGAGTGAAGCAAAACTAGAGCGTACCAATGTAAAAATAAACGCAGCAGCACATAATGAAACCTTCACAGCAAACGGAGAGGTTATTACTTTTGATGGCTTTTTAAAAGTGTATTTAGAAGGCACCGATGATGAAGATGTTGAGCAGGAAGGCATGTTGCCAGCCATGAAAGTAAACGAAACTTTACTTAATAATTACATTAATGCAACAGAGCGTTATTCAAGACCACCATATAGATATACTGAAGCTTCTTTGGTGAAAAAATTAGAAGAATTAGGTATTGGTCGACCGTCTACTTATGCGCCAACTATTTCTACCATTCAGAACAGAAATTATGTTGAAAAGGGAACCATTGATGGTAAAGAGCGGGAGTATACACAACTCGTTTTAAAGCATGATAAAGTAAAAGACAATCTACTAACCGAAAAAGTTGGTTCAGATAAAGGTAAACTTGTGCCTACAGATATTGGAATGATTGTGACTGATTTCTTGGTAAATCATTTTGAGAGTATCTTAGATTACAGTTTTACTGCAAATGTAGAAGATCAGTTTGATGATATCGCAGAAGGTAAAGCAGACTGGAAGAATGTTATGAAGGCATTCTATAAGGACTTTCATCCTAAAGTTGTGGATGTACAAGAAAATGCTGAGCGTGAGTCTGGAGAACGTATTCTAGGAGAAGATCCAAAAACAGGAAAACGGGTAAGTGTTCGTTTAGGTAAATTTGGACCAATGGTCCAAATGGGAACTGTAGATGATGAAGAAAAACCAACGTTTGCAAGTTTAGGCCCAGAGCAACAACTAGGGAGTATTACTTTCGAAGAGGCTATGGACTTGTTTAAACTTCCGAAACAATTAGGAGAGTATAAAGGCGAGCCAGTTGAAGTAAACAATGGCCGATTTGGACCTTATGTAAAATATGGGGAGAAATTTATTTCTTTAGCACCAGGTCAAGATCCACTAAGTATAGAAAAAGAGGAAGCGATTGCGTTGATTAAAGAAAAAGAAATCGCAGATGCACCTATTTATACTTATAAAGGTAAAGGGGTAACCAAAGGAAAAGGACGATTTGGACCATTCATTAAATGGGATGGTATGTTTATTAACGTGAATAAAAAATACGATTGGGATAATTTATCTGAAGCAGAACTAGTTGAATTGATTGAAACGAAGATTCAGAAGGAAATAGATAAGGTTATTCACAATTGGGAAGAAGAAGGTATTCGTGTGGAGAAAGCCCGTTGGGGGAGATTCAACATCTTAAAAGGTAAGGTGAAAATTGAACTACCAAAAACAGTAGATGCAGCAGCATTGACTTTGGATGAAGTGAAGGGTATCATAGAAAAAAATGCACCAAAGAAAAAGGCAGCAAAGAAAAAACCAGCTGCTAAAAAGAAAACGGCAACTAAAAAGAAATAA
- a CDS encoding formimidoylglutamase, with product MNFNFLSPVQDAVLAHNELLSMQALGRKLKIHSQHNGMPDLEGVSIAIIGVLENRNDINYIGETFQLNEVRKSFYALFPGSWNTTIADLGDINKGESVEDTYFALKTTVSILVQKKIIPIVLGGSQDLTYAMYRAYDHLMPMVNIVNVDSCFDLGDSTKPIKNNSFVGKVILDQPYNLFNYATVGYQTYFNSQEEIDLMERLYFEAYRLGEVSNDITLVEPVMRDANIVSIDLGAVKASEVSLKQRVSPNGLDGKEICAVARYAGISNKVSAFGIFEYKPSYDDEVTAMLISQMLWYFVEGVNCRIKDDDFLNDDSHQKFTTLADSEELIFYKSTKTGRWWIEIPFLVNVNNKLKKHTLLPCTQKDYLDACDGEIPNRWYKAYQKNSV from the coding sequence ATGAATTTTAATTTTTTATCGCCTGTTCAAGATGCAGTATTGGCTCATAATGAGTTGTTATCCATGCAAGCGTTGGGGAGGAAATTAAAAATTCATTCGCAACATAATGGCATGCCAGATTTAGAAGGTGTTTCTATTGCTATTATTGGCGTATTAGAAAATCGTAATGACATAAATTATATAGGGGAGACATTTCAGCTTAATGAAGTTAGAAAATCTTTCTATGCCTTATTTCCCGGGAGTTGGAATACCACTATTGCCGATTTAGGTGATATAAACAAAGGAGAGTCTGTTGAAGATACCTACTTTGCGCTTAAAACTACAGTTTCGATTTTAGTTCAAAAAAAAATCATCCCTATTGTATTGGGTGGTAGCCAGGATTTAACTTACGCAATGTATCGTGCTTACGATCATTTAATGCCAATGGTAAATATTGTGAATGTCGATTCGTGTTTCGATCTAGGAGATTCTACAAAACCAATTAAGAATAACAGCTTTGTGGGTAAGGTGATATTAGATCAACCTTATAATTTATTCAATTATGCAACTGTTGGTTATCAAACCTATTTTAATTCTCAGGAAGAAATAGACTTAATGGAGCGCTTATATTTTGAAGCCTATCGCTTAGGTGAGGTTTCTAATGATATTACTTTAGTTGAGCCAGTGATGCGTGATGCTAATATTGTAAGTATCGATTTAGGTGCTGTTAAAGCAAGTGAAGTTAGCTTAAAGCAACGGGTGTCTCCCAATGGTCTGGATGGAAAAGAAATTTGTGCAGTTGCGCGTTACGCAGGGATTAGTAACAAAGTATCTGCTTTTGGGATTTTTGAATACAAGCCCTCTTATGACGACGAAGTCACTGCGATGTTAATCTCGCAAATGCTATGGTATTTCGTTGAAGGTGTTAATTGTAGAATAAAGGATGATGATTTTCTGAACGATGATAGTCATCAGAAATTTACTACATTAGCAGATTCAGAAGAATTAATATTTTATAAAAGCACTAAAACAGGACGTTGGTGGATAGAAATACCTTTTTTAGTAAATGTTAATAATAAATTAAAGAAGCATACGTTATTACCTTGCACGCAAAAAGACTATCTTGATGCATGTGACGGTGAAATTCCAAATAGATGGTATAAGGCATATCAGAAAAATAGTGTCTAG
- the gldK gene encoding gliding motility lipoprotein GldK translates to MNMKKFIVLTAVLALLLSCGSKDKGQLVGVKGKKWHPEKPYGMTLVPGGAFIMGKADDDLAGIQDAPAKTVTVRAFYMDETEITNSEYRQFVEWVRDSTIRTKLAILADEVGEVPGNGGIGEFAFKDADSSNMSAYEKYMIDNYSGLGETGYEGRKLNRDIDLVFDTADYPDEYYVEVMDTMYLPIEESYNGQRTWDVTKFKFQFTYMDIAKAAKNKNLRRKDVIHKEEVAIYPDTTAWIRDFAYSYNEPMHNDYFWHDAYSDYPVVGVSWKQAKAFCQWRTQHHNTYRKERKRHYVNSYRLPSEAEWEYAARGGLQAATFPWGGPYAKNDRGCFMANFKPLRGDYAADQALYTVEADAYEPNDYNLYNMAGNVSEWVNGSYDPGSYEFVSTINPSVNDENNQRKVVRGGSWKDVAYFLQVSSRDYEYADSARSYIGFRTVQDYMGTEVTSNARR, encoded by the coding sequence ATGAATATGAAGAAATTTATAGTATTAACGGCAGTTTTAGCACTTTTACTTAGTTGCGGGTCTAAGGACAAGGGACAATTAGTAGGTGTTAAAGGTAAAAAATGGCATCCAGAAAAACCTTATGGTATGACATTAGTACCAGGAGGTGCATTTATTATGGGTAAAGCTGATGATGATTTAGCTGGAATTCAAGATGCGCCTGCAAAAACGGTTACTGTTAGAGCATTCTATATGGATGAAACAGAAATCACAAACAGTGAGTATCGCCAGTTCGTAGAATGGGTGAGAGATTCAACCATTAGAACAAAACTCGCAATCTTAGCGGATGAAGTGGGAGAAGTTCCAGGTAACGGAGGGATTGGTGAATTTGCATTTAAAGATGCCGATTCTTCTAATATGTCTGCTTACGAAAAGTATATGATTGATAACTATAGTGGTCTCGGTGAAACAGGTTACGAAGGAAGAAAGTTAAATAGAGATATTGACTTGGTTTTCGATACGGCTGACTACCCAGATGAGTACTATGTAGAAGTTATGGATACGATGTACTTGCCTATCGAAGAGTCTTATAACGGCCAACGTACTTGGGATGTCACAAAGTTTAAGTTCCAATTCACCTACATGGACATAGCTAAAGCGGCAAAAAATAAAAATTTACGTCGTAAAGATGTTATCCATAAAGAAGAAGTAGCGATCTATCCTGATACTACAGCATGGATTCGTGATTTTGCGTACTCTTATAATGAGCCAATGCATAATGATTATTTCTGGCATGACGCTTACAGTGATTATCCAGTAGTTGGAGTGTCTTGGAAACAGGCAAAAGCATTTTGCCAATGGAGAACACAGCATCACAATACGTATAGAAAAGAGCGTAAGAGACATTATGTGAATTCTTACCGTTTACCTAGTGAGGCAGAATGGGAGTATGCAGCAAGAGGTGGCTTACAAGCGGCAACCTTCCCTTGGGGCGGACCGTATGCTAAGAATGACAGAGGTTGTTTTATGGCGAATTTTAAACCATTACGTGGTGATTATGCCGCAGATCAAGCATTATATACTGTAGAAGCGGACGCTTACGAGCCTAATGATTATAACCTATATAATATGGCTGGTAATGTCTCAGAATGGGTGAATGGGTCTTACGATCCAGGTTCATATGAGTTTGTGTCAACTATAAATCCAAGTGTTAACGATGAAAACAACCAACGAAAAGTGGTTAGAGGTGGTTCTTGGAAAGATGTTGCCTATTTCTTACAAGTAAGTTCAAGAGATTATGAATATGCAGATTCTGCAAGAAGTTATATAGGTTTCAGAACAGTACAAGATTATATGGGAACAGAAGTAACCTCTAATGCAAGAAGATAA
- the gldL gene encoding gliding motility protein GldL, with protein MAQQGKMTITNMIYGLGAAIVIVGALFKIQHWPLASEILTLGMIVEALVFTYSAFEKQNSDLDWSLVYPELAGGALTKKGVKEEPQDAEGMLSKKLDSLLKEAKIDGELMASLGTSIKNFEGAAKGISPTVDSMAAQKRYGEELSLAAAQMESLNSLYKVQMESVNRQSLINEESVENATKLKEQMQSLASNLSSLNGVYGGMLSAMNKN; from the coding sequence ATGGCACAACAAGGAAAAATGACAATAACTAATATGATCTACGGATTAGGAGCAGCAATCGTAATCGTAGGTGCATTATTCAAAATACAACACTGGCCACTGGCTTCAGAGATTTTAACATTAGGTATGATTGTAGAAGCTCTAGTATTTACTTACTCTGCATTCGAAAAACAAAATTCAGATTTAGATTGGTCATTAGTATACCCGGAATTAGCTGGTGGTGCATTGACTAAAAAAGGTGTAAAAGAAGAACCTCAAGATGCTGAAGGCATGTTATCTAAAAAATTAGATAGCTTATTAAAAGAAGCTAAGATCGATGGTGAATTAATGGCAAGCTTAGGTACTAGTATCAAAAACTTTGAAGGGGCTGCAAAAGGCATTTCTCCAACTGTAGATTCTATGGCTGCACAAAAGCGATATGGTGAAGAACTATCATTAGCTGCTGCACAAATGGAATCATTAAATAGCTTGTACAAAGTGCAAATGGAAAGCGTTAATCGTCAGTCTCTTATTAATGAAGAGTCAGTTGAAAATGCAACTAAATTAAAAGAACAAATGCAATCTTTAGCGTCTAATTTATCTTCATTAAATGGAGTATATGGTGGCATGTTATCTGCAATGAACAAAAACTAA
- the gldM gene encoding gliding motility protein GldM yields the protein MAGGKASARQKMINLMYLVFIAMMAMNMSKEVLSAFGLMEVKFANANEDTEAKNEALLANLLVKAEEKPEDFAVPAEKAKQVNIVSERFFKYIETIKVELLKSGDYKVDPKTGKLPFEEMDKTDILDEKWFTGDDLTKDGKEVMAKIEQYKKDILDILGTDVKYQTAIASFKKRFDTDKVVNNDGKKIDWLNYHYQGFPAIASYTKLTAMQNDVMVTEANMFNLFLGNTLDAAVSLNKFKAIVLADKSAFFAGEKFQGRVVLGKYANVTPTKLTVQGKEIDISEAIDSTGAANLDFNVGNVGEHQIEGKFTFLEDGKPLEIPIVANYVVVPRPNSATISADKMNVVYRGVSNPMTISFAGVPDNKVSASAPGLKKGSKTGQYSMVPGSGREVTISVTATLDDGSKVNDKASFRIKDIPKPSGQIAGQIGTATLPRNNVEIGKVEAVLEEFDFDLPLTVTGFKMKVEGLPSVSVSGNRMNSQAKAAIGKAKRGSSIQIFDIKSKSNGPRIKPAAPIVIELSN from the coding sequence ATGGCAGGAGGAAAAGCATCTGCAAGGCAGAAAATGATTAACTTGATGTATTTAGTATTCATCGCAATGATGGCTATGAATATGTCAAAAGAAGTGCTATCGGCATTTGGACTTATGGAAGTGAAGTTTGCTAATGCAAACGAAGATACTGAAGCAAAAAATGAAGCACTATTAGCAAACTTGTTAGTTAAGGCTGAAGAAAAACCAGAAGATTTTGCTGTTCCAGCGGAAAAAGCTAAACAGGTAAATATAGTTTCAGAACGATTTTTTAAATACATCGAAACTATAAAAGTGGAGTTGTTAAAGTCTGGAGATTATAAAGTAGATCCTAAGACTGGTAAATTACCATTCGAAGAGATGGACAAGACTGATATTCTTGATGAAAAATGGTTTACAGGAGATGATTTAACTAAAGACGGTAAAGAGGTCATGGCTAAAATTGAACAGTATAAAAAAGATATACTTGATATTTTAGGAACAGACGTTAAATACCAGACAGCAATAGCGAGTTTTAAAAAGCGTTTTGATACTGATAAAGTAGTTAATAATGATGGTAAGAAAATCGATTGGTTAAATTACCATTATCAAGGATTCCCAGCAATTGCATCATACACAAAGTTAACTGCGATGCAAAATGACGTTATGGTTACTGAAGCAAATATGTTCAACCTGTTTTTAGGGAATACCTTAGATGCTGCAGTATCACTAAATAAGTTTAAGGCAATCGTATTAGCTGATAAATCTGCATTTTTTGCAGGTGAAAAATTTCAAGGACGCGTTGTATTAGGTAAATATGCAAACGTAACGCCAACAAAATTAACAGTTCAAGGGAAAGAAATTGATATTTCAGAAGCCATTGATTCTACAGGAGCTGCTAATTTAGATTTTAATGTTGGAAATGTTGGTGAGCATCAGATTGAAGGTAAGTTTACTTTCTTAGAAGACGGTAAGCCGCTAGAAATTCCAATCGTAGCTAACTACGTTGTAGTGCCAAGACCTAACTCTGCAACTATTTCTGCAGATAAAATGAACGTTGTATACCGTGGTGTTTCAAATCCAATGACAATTTCTTTTGCTGGTGTACCAGATAATAAGGTATCTGCTAGTGCTCCAGGCTTAAAAAAAGGAAGTAAAACTGGTCAATATTCTATGGTGCCAGGTTCAGGTAGAGAAGTGACTATTAGTGTAACTGCTACATTAGATGACGGTTCTAAAGTTAATGATAAAGCTAGTTTTAGAATTAAAGACATACCTAAACCATCAGGTCAAATTGCTGGTCAAATAGGAACAGCTACATTACCAAGAAACAATGTGGAAATTGGTAAAGTAGAGGCCGTTTTAGAAGAATTTGATTTTGATTTACCACTAACAGTAACTGGATTTAAAATGAAAGTTGAAGGATTACCAAGTGTAAGTGTTTCTGGTAACAGAATGAATAGTCAAGCTAAAGCTGCTATTGGTAAGGCTAAAAGAGGGTCTTCTATTCAAATATTTGATATTAAGTCTAAGTCTAATGGACCTAGAATTAAGCCAGCTGCCCCAATAGTTATAGAGTTGTCTAACTAA